One window from the genome of Pseudomonas frederiksbergensis encodes:
- a CDS encoding disulfide bond formation protein B has protein sequence MSLASSRFLFLMASIAAALAIGIASYLEYVVGLSPCSLCILQRLCLMLFFMSCLAACVHGPGQKGSVIYAAMGGAFASGGLVLAWRNVLAQTDSVELLPDCVTHLRGADSWWHAMRHVANGLIDCATVTWTLFDLSIPEWSLLFFLAVAVSMTYLLLRLAWDALVGPFSGKTSQFVRALD, from the coding sequence ATGTCTTTGGCCAGCTCACGCTTCTTGTTTCTCATGGCTTCCATCGCCGCAGCCCTGGCTATTGGCATTGCCAGTTACCTGGAATATGTGGTCGGCCTTTCCCCCTGCAGTCTGTGCATCTTGCAGCGGTTGTGCCTGATGCTGTTCTTTATGAGCTGCCTGGCGGCCTGCGTGCATGGCCCTGGTCAAAAAGGCAGCGTTATATATGCTGCGATGGGTGGGGCTTTTGCTTCGGGCGGGTTGGTGCTGGCGTGGCGCAATGTCCTGGCGCAAACCGATTCGGTGGAGCTTCTACCTGACTGCGTCACTCACCTGAGAGGCGCGGACTCGTGGTGGCACGCCATGCGTCATGTTGCCAATGGCTTGATCGATTGCGCGACAGTGACCTGGACCCTGTTTGATCTGAGCATTCCCGAATGGAGCCTGCTGTTTTTTCTGGCTGTTGCTGTTTCGATGACTTACCTGCTGCTGCGCCTGGCCTGGGATGCCCTGGTAGGGCCATTCAGCGGCAAGACGTCGCAGTTTGTCCGGGCGCTGGATTAA
- a CDS encoding heme biosynthesis protein HemY, translating to MKRLYVILFVVIAVAAVLGVAIAEHSGYVLVAYKNFRYEAGLWVTLALIAVLWLLWRGISALIRLVTTSTGVVNPWSRRNRSRRVQVAIEHGQLDLAEGRWASAQRHLHRAAEAERQPLLYYLGAARAANEQGLYDQSDSLLERALERQPQAELAIALTHAQLQMDRGDTDGALSTLQAMHERHPHNAQALRQLQRLHQQRGDWSAVIRLLPELRKDKVLPAAELAELERRAWGENLTLVAHREADGSVGLQSLNRAWQQLTSAQRQEPALVLAYAEQLRQLGAQVEAEEALRAALKRNYDSHLARLYGLVRGADPIRQLQVAEGWLKEHPDDPGLLLTLGRLCLQNSLWGKARDYLESSLRMQRNPEACAELARLLAQLGDAERSNQLFQEGLGLLDERLLAAPLPVSPQVLTT from the coding sequence ATGAAGCGCCTCTACGTGATTCTATTCGTGGTCATCGCCGTCGCCGCCGTGCTGGGCGTGGCGATCGCCGAGCATTCGGGTTACGTGTTGGTGGCGTACAAGAACTTCCGCTACGAGGCCGGGCTATGGGTTACGCTGGCATTGATTGCAGTGCTCTGGCTGCTGTGGCGGGGCATAAGCGCGTTGATCCGACTGGTGACCACTTCCACCGGCGTCGTCAACCCATGGTCGCGGCGCAACCGCAGTCGTCGTGTCCAGGTCGCGATCGAGCACGGCCAGTTGGACCTGGCCGAAGGACGGTGGGCCAGTGCCCAGCGGCATTTGCACCGCGCCGCCGAAGCCGAACGCCAGCCGTTGCTGTATTACCTTGGAGCCGCCCGCGCGGCCAATGAGCAGGGCCTGTACGACCAGAGCGATAGTTTGCTGGAGCGCGCCTTGGAGCGTCAGCCCCAGGCGGAGCTTGCGATCGCGCTGACGCACGCGCAGTTGCAAATGGACCGGGGCGATACCGACGGTGCGTTGAGTACGCTGCAAGCCATGCATGAACGCCACCCTCATAACGCCCAGGCCTTGCGCCAGCTGCAACGTTTGCATCAGCAGCGTGGGGATTGGTCCGCGGTGATCCGACTGTTGCCCGAGTTGCGCAAGGACAAGGTCCTGCCTGCCGCTGAACTGGCAGAGCTGGAGCGTCGCGCCTGGGGTGAAAACCTCACCCTGGTAGCTCACCGCGAAGCCGATGGCAGCGTCGGTTTGCAATCGCTCAACCGCGCATGGCAGCAATTGACCTCCGCCCAGCGCCAGGAGCCGGCACTGGTATTGGCTTATGCCGAGCAGCTTCGGCAGTTGGGCGCCCAGGTCGAGGCCGAAGAGGCGCTGCGCGCCGCGCTCAAGCGAAATTACGATAGCCACTTGGCGCGCTTGTATGGCCTGGTCCGCGGTGCTGATCCGATCCGGCAATTGCAAGTGGCTGAGGGCTGGCTCAAGGAACATCCGGATGATCCTGGCCTGCTCTTGACGCTGGGACGCCTGTGCCTGCAAAACAGCCTGTGGGGCAAGGCGAGGGATTATCTGGAAAGCAGCTTGCGCATGCAGCGCAACCCTGAGGCTTGCGCCGAACTGGCGCGGCTGCTGGCGCAATTGGGGGATGCCGAGCGTAGTAACCAACTGTTCCAGGAGGGGTTGGGGTTGCTGGATGAACGTCTTCTGGCCGCGCCCTTACCGGTTTCGCCACAGGTCCTGACGACTTGA